TAAGAAAAAAGGTATAGGAGACTTTAGTAAAATACCAAATGGTTGCCCTAGTGTACAGGACAGACTGGCCCTTTTATGGTCATATGGAGTAGCAAAAGGTAGGATAACTAAAGAAAGATTTGTAGATTTATTTGCAACGACTCCTGCAAAGATTGTTGGGCTTGAAGAAAAAGGCCAAATTGCTATAGGGTTTGATGCAGATATAGTTATATATGATCCTGAATATAAGGGAGAAATAACTGTAGAGAATAGTTACCATGAATCAGATTATAACTCTTTTGAAGGAATGGATATGATAGGAAGACCAGAAAAAGTATATCTAAGAGGAAAACTAACTGCTGAAAATGGTAAATTTGTAGGTGAGATAGGTCAAGGTAGATATATTGAAGCCAAACCATTTGGATTATGC
This genomic interval from Tissierellales bacterium contains the following:
- a CDS encoding amidohydrolase family protein — encoded protein: KKKGIGDFSKIPNGCPSVQDRLALLWSYGVAKGRITKERFVDLFATTPAKIVGLEEKGQIAIGFDADIVIYDPEYKGEITVENSYHESDYNSFEGMDMIGRPEKVYLRGKLTAENGKFVGEIGQGRYIEAKPFGLCYDEFEEADKEKVYV